CGCTCGGAATGGGATTCAATTCCATGATGGCGCCCAACCTCAGATTAATGTTCGAAACGGGCTTTCTCCGTTCGGAGAGCGGAACGAATTCCGGCCAGTCCCTGAGGATCGTTCCCGTCACCTTGAGTCTGGCCTACAACTATTTCCTCGCCCGGGAGTTCACGCTGATCCCGAAGCTGGGAGGGGGTCTGGGCATCTCGCAGTTTGAAACCGGCGAGGGGGACGTCATGAAGTCGAACCTGCTTGCGGCGACCGCGGGATGCGGACTGATGTATCGCCCGAACCGCGGCGCGTACTCCTTCGGGCTGTGGGCCGAATACGCGTTCTTCTTCGATGGCGCGAGCGTCTTCCAGGCCGGGGTAATAGGCATGTCGTGCGGATACAGGTTGTAGGGAAATGGGAAACACGATAAGGGCATTCCTGGCCGGGATATTTGCCGCATCAGCGGCGCTCGGCGGAGCCGGCTGCGGTGAGTCTTATATCGCCGATATGAAAAGCTTCGAAAAAAACGAGTCCCCGGTGATCGATACGTTTACGTCGAATATCGACCCCCTTGCCGTCGAGATCTATCCCGGCATGGAGATGCTGCTCACGGTGAAGGCACATGACATCGAGGGCGATCCCATCACCTATGCCTTCAAATCCGCGCAGGGGACGATGCGCAATCTGGTGCATACCGCCGACGGGTGCACCGTGGATTATTTCATAAAATCCACGTGCGGCAGCAGCGATTCAATCCCCATCACGGTCATCGCCACGGACGATAAAGGCGCGTCGTCCTCGCGCACCATCGACATGGGAGACGGCACGACCGGTCCTGTCTTTTCGTCATCGACCTGGACCGGCAGCACCACGCTCGCGTCCGGCGGCACCATGAGTGTCGACTTTTCAGTCGATCGCTCGGGATTCTACCAGGTGAGGTTTCAGAATTCGCTGGTCAGCACAATCGATTTTGATATGTCTCATGCTTCCTTTTTTTATACGGCCGGTGACCCGAAGACGGTCATATTCCATGCGCTAACCGGAACAGATGAGAACACAAACCTGCCGGCGGCGGGCACCTACAATGTCTATGTCCTGTTGCTCGATAAGTTCAATCGGCTGTCCTGCGTTTCGAATACGGTCACCGTCATTGATTAGGTCCGGGGATTAGAGGATACACTATGAGAACGCGATTAATAAATATTTTTGGTTTATTTCTCCTCCTTCCCTTCCTTCTCGCATCCGGCTGCAGCGAGGTGGTGGGCCCGCTCAAGGACTTCACCCCGAACAAGGCGCCATCCATCATCAGCTTCACCGACGACCTCGTTCCCGCGACGCCCATTGTCCCGGGCCTGACCTCCCTCCTCGCGGTGGAGGCGAGCGACCCCGAGGGCGAGGCGCTCCACTTTGAGTACAGCTCCGCCGACGGGAGCTTCTCCGACCAGACGGACACGAAGTCCGGGAGCACGGTTACCTTCCACGCGGGAAGCCATATCATCCCCCTGCAGCCGGTGAGCGTGAAGGTGACGGTCAGTGACGACCGGAAAGGAAAGGCGTCGCAGGAAATTGTCCTGGGGACGACGGCAAGTGGTCCCGCCCTTACCTCGATAGGGGATATCCCCGTCTATACCGCCTCGAGCGGGCAGGTCAACTACACCTTCACCGCCAACACCTCCGGGCTCTACCAAGTGCAGGCCGTAGCCGGCACCGGGGCCGTTGCGCCGGCCTACGACATGGGCCTGGCGAATTACTATTACCACGCCGGCAGCGAGGTCACGGTCAGCGTAGACGGGCCCGACTGGCTCGGCATCGAGGGCGACGTAAGGGTTTCTGTGAGCGCGCAGAGCAGGGTATGGGTGCTGCTCAAGGACTCCATGGATGCCGTGGGAACCGCGTCGTTCATCCTGACGCTCGACGACGGGAAGCCCTCCTCGACGGTGAGCGTGCCGGACGGGACGGAGGCGCTGAGCGCCTTTCAGGTGGCCATAACGGCAAGCGACGCGTTATCCGGCGTGTCGCGGATCAGCTACACGGTGAATGGGGGCGACCCGGACTTTACCGGCACCGGCACGGTGGTGACGGGAGCCTCGGCCGTCGCGACCATAGGGGCAGGAGGCTACGGCACTTACACCTTGAAATATCGCGCTATCGACGCGGTGGGGAACACGGAGGATGTGAAGAGTGTAACCTACACGGTGGTGAGCGGAGACCATACGCCGCCGGTTTCCACCGTGAATCCTGCCAACGGTCAAATATCCAAGAGCTCGTTCACGGCGACCATAAGCGCGACCGACAATCTCGTGGGCGTATCGAGGATCAGCTACGTAGTGAATAGTGCCGCGATCCCGGATTTTTCCGGCAACAACGGGACGATAGTGACGGGAAGCACGGCAAATGTGCCCATTGGCAGCTCCGGCGACGGCACCTACGAGCTCAAATACCGCGCCATCGACAAAGAGGATAACCTGGAGGATGTGAAGACCGCAACCTACATCGTCGACGGCGTCAAACCCTCCACGACCGTGAATCCCGCGAACCTGCACAGGTCGACGACGCAATTCACGGTGGACATAAGCGCATCCGATTCGGTTTCCGGCGTATCGCGGATACGCTACACTCTGGACGGAAGCGATCCTCTGACCTCCGGAACAGCGACGGTCGTGTATGCCGATACGACCCAGGCGGTCATAGGCCCGGCGGAAGGCACCTATGAGCTCAAGTACCAGGCCATCGACAACGCGGAAAACATGGAAGATGTACGGACGGCTAATTACGCAATCGACCAGACGGCGCCGGGCGAGGTGAACCTTTCAGTCGTGAGCGCCGGCGGCGAAAGCATTACGGTGCAGTGGACGCCGCCCGGAGACTCCGACCTGAAAGACTATCTGCTCACCATCGATTCCGAATCCGGCGGCCCAACGGTAGAGGTCGTTACAGTGATGACGTACATCTTCAGCGGCCTCACCAATGGCACGGAGTACACCATCAAGGTGCAGACAAGGGACATCGTGGACAATACCTCGACGGGCGTGAGCATCAAAGTCACCCCGCCCGCTGAGTCCAAGACGGTGTACACAGTCTCGGGCCCTGCCGACCTCATCCAGGTAAGCGAGACTCCAGCCCGGTGGAACGGCTACATCGTGCTTTCGGGCGACATCGATGTGACCGGACAGACATGGACGCCAATTGGTAATTCAACGGTGTGGTTCACCGGTATCTTTGACGGGAACGGCCATGCGGTGACCGGGCTTGAAATGAGCGATAGCACCCATTCGGGGCTTATAGGCTATGCGAACGGCGCGACCATCAGGAATACCGATGTAACGGGCTGCTCCATTCAGAATGCAGATTACTATTCAGGAGCGCTGGTTGGGATAGCCGACTCAACCACCATTTCCGATTGCCATGTAACGGGCATTCTCGATGCCACCGCCACCGCCACGGGAGTGGGAGGGTTCGCCGGATCGTTAATGAGCTCAACGGTCACGGGGTGCACGGCCGACGTGGACGTGACCGACGGAGATTCATCCGTAGGTGGTTTTGCCGGATCCGTGGTTTCATCCACAATAAGCGACTGTATAGTTACAGGAAGCGTGGTTTCGTACGACGGCAACTGTATCGCAGGCGTGGCCGGGTATGTTTCAGGAAGTTCAAGCTTTACAGGCTGCCTGTTTTCGGGAACTGTCGTGGGGGCTAATGTAACTGGGGGAATTCTCGGCCATGGGGAGGGTCTGGTAAGCAGATGCAGATCGACGGGGACGGTAACAAGCAGTGGTGATCATGCCGGGGGTATTGTGGGCGAGACGACTAATATCACAATAACCGAGAGTTGGGCGACCGGGGACGTGCGTGGCACCTATAATTTTGGCGGGCTCGTTGGCTGGATCAGTGTGAGTTCCACATGCGAAATCAGCAATTGCTATGCACGTGGAAATGTTACACACACCGGGAGCGGAGACAACTTTGGCGGACTGTTAGGATACGGCATCGGTTCGGCGCTGACGATCATAAACTGCTATGCCACGGGAGCTGTTACACAATCGGGGACCACTTATGGCGGCTTTGTGGGGTATATCGACGGCCCGACGATTACGAATTGCTTTTATTATCAGCCGCCGAAAAACCCCGCTGTAGGGGATGCGGGGGGTTATTACACGACGCAGGCACTTATGCTGCAGCAGTCCACCTATACCGGATGGGACTTCACGAATACCTGGAACATAGACGGTACCAACGACGGCTTCCCGTATCTGCGGGAGAACCCGCCGTTGCCGTAACGGGAAGATGACCCGACGGGAATGCGGGGATATAAATCAAGGAACGAGGCGCCGTCCGGATGCGGGCGATATCAGACCTCAGAGCCTTAAAGGAGAACCGATGAGCACCTTTAAATACAATGCGATCAACCCATTCATCGCAATCCTTGCGGGAGCGTTTCTGCTGGGCGTGCTTTCCTTCACGAGTCGCGCCCTCGCCGAAATCATCTCCCTCCATGACGGGCAGGTGATCAACGGCGAGATCATTCAGCGCGGCGACGGCTACATCACCGTCAAGACGAAATACCAGACGCGGCAGATCAACCTGGGCGAGGTGAAGAGCATAGAGAAGGAGCGCAAGGGATTCGAGCGCGTGTACATCCTCACACGCGAGAACGCGGTCATATCCGGCTACCTCGTGGAGGAGGACGCGCTTCGCGTGGTGTACCGGGAGGGCCAGGACGCGCCGGACAAGACCCTGTCGAAGCTCAACATCGTGAAAATGTCGGGCGAGGAGATCAGTCCCGTGGACCTGGAGTTCCGCTTCATGCCGGGGGCGTTCATCCCGCTGAACACGGGGGGCTCCCATCTGGGTCCCGCGACCTCCTACATGGGGAGCGCCGGCTTTAACGCCTTATTCGTGCCGCGAATGCGCCTGCTCCTGGACGCGGGATACGCTAAGAGCGTGAACGGAGAGCACTCCGAGCGCTATCTCCAGGTGATACCGGTCATCGCGAGCGCGGTCTACCCCTTCCGCGCGACCTCGCGGCTCGAGATCATTCCCCGCCTGGGACTGGGTTTTACGAGGCTGGAATATTATGACGGCGAGAAGGACGAGCTGAGCACCATGGCCATGACCACGGTCGCGGGACTGTCGCTCTCGTTCTCGTTCGTGCCCCGGCGCTTCTACCTGGGCTTGTTCGCCGATTACATGATGCTCTACGATTTTTCGGCCGCGCTCCACGCCGTGGTCGCGGGCGTATTCGCGGGGTTCAGGCTTTAAATATTCGCGGCATCCTGCCGCATCTGGCGCACGCGTTACCGGCATGGGGCGTGCGTTTCGGCCCGTATTTTATAGTCTTGCGGAGAAAGTCGACAGGGCCCGGTACGAATTCGCGCTTTCAAGATGATGATAAAAATTAAACATCTATGTTGACAACATTCCTCCATGAAGTAATCGTAACCCCTTCCCTTTCATAACTTTTATTGCCACCATAAACGATGTAAGAAGGCCCCGCGTTTTTATTCAAGGTTTTGAAGAAATTCAGGCCCTTGAGAAAATCACTCGCGACCGTCATGCCGGATTTTATTTCAATCTGCCCGGTTTCGGATCCCCGATCCATTATAATGTCGACCTCGTTCCCCGTGTTGTCTCTGAAGTAATACAGATTGTCGGTTTTAACCGCGTTATACCTTTTCTTGATAAGCTCGGATACGACAAGGGATTCAAAAATCGCGCCTCGGAGAGGATGATTCATCAAATGATCCGGGTCATTGATGCCAAGGAGATAACAGACAAGACCGGAATCAAGGAAATAAAGTTTTGGTGATTTGATAAGTCTTTTGTTGAAGTTTTTATAGTATGGCCGGAGAAGTTTTAAGATGCCGCTGGCTTCAAGTATGGATACCCAGTTTTTTACCGTAGCGTGGTTTATGCCGCAGTCATTCCCAATAGATGACAAATTCAGAATCTGGCCGCATCTTCCCGCGCAGAGTTTCAAGAATCTGTCGAACACGGAAAGGTCTTTAATGTTAATAATATTTCTCAGATCTCCTTCAATATAGGTATTTACATAAAAGGATAACGCCTCGGTGGGGTTCAGCTTCTGGTCATGAATGCGGGGATAGAAGCCGGTGTAAAGGACCGTATCAATGTCCGGAGTTTTTTTGGGTGCATAAATCTCATCAATAGTGAAGGGAAGAAGGTTTATGAGCGCCGTTCGTCCGGCGAGAGACTGGGTTACTGAACTCAGCAGGTCAAATTGGTGGCTCCCGGTTAGTATGAATCTGCCGTTTCCCTTTTTGCCGTCGACCGCGGTCTGGATATATGAAAGCAGGCCGGGGACACGTTGGACCTCGTCGATCACTACCCCGTTGGGAAATTGTTTCAGAAAACCCCTTGGGTCATTTCTGGCATACTCCCGGTTGTCAATATCCTCCAGAGATATATACTCCCTGTGTTTAAAAAGGGCCCTGCAAAGGGTCGTTTTACCTGATTGCCGTGGACCGGTGATGGTAATTACCGGATACTGATCCGCAAGCTGGAGAACCTTCCCGGATATGGCGCGTTTTATCATTCGAAATTCCCCCGCCGCGTGACTTTACAGATTGTGAATTGTATTCACAATATGTAAAGAACTTTTTCTTCCCCATAGTGCGAATCTTTTGCTTGAGTTTGATTGTATCCTGGGTAAGTATATTCAAGTTTGATTTTTTCGAATAAACCGCCGTCGCGTAAGCATCGAGGAAGCCCATGCCGGTATGTTCATTCAAGAATAAGATCCCCGTGATAGGGAAAGGTACCTGGATCGCGCCCAACGCGTATGTTATCGGCGATGTACGTATCGGCAGGGATTGTTTCATCGGCTTTGGTGCGACCATCCGCGCCGATTTCGGCACCATAATAATTGGAAATGCGAGCGCCGTGGAAGAGGGCGTGGTGATCCACGGCCCGGGGCTTACCGAGATCGGTAACTCGGTCATCCTGGGCCACCTGGCGATGGTGCACGCGTCGATCGTCCGGGACTTCGCCCTCATCGGTATGCAGGCGCTCATCACCGATAATTCCCTCGTGGAGGAGTGGGCCATCGTGGCGGAAAAGTCCCATGTAAGGAAGAAACAGGTGATACCGTCCGGAACCATCTTCGGGGGAATTCCCGCTGAGGAGGTCGGCAAGGTGACACAGCGCCATCGCGATCTGCTGGCCTTGGGCCAGCAGGCCTACAAAGACCTGGCGGCACAATATACGGAGACTTACAGGGAAATTGAGTGGATTCCATCTCCATGAAGCGAATTTAAAAAATGGCGGATTAGACTCATTTCAGCATTCCCAATCGCTATGCACACAAAAATACTGATCATTGCCGATATAGAAGGGAGCTCGGGGTGCCGGGACTATGAATCATCGGCATTCAAAACCAAAAAATGGGCCGGGGCGTGCGTTGAAATGTCAAAGGACGTCAATGCGCTCGTGAAGGCCCTGCTGGACGCGGGCGCGGAACAAATCTTCGTAAAGGACTTCCATAGAACGGGATTCAATCTCTTTCCGGAACTGATAGACCCAAGGGCTCGGATTATACCAGGCTACATAAACGGCATGGTTCCCGGCATTGGCGATCCTCCCGAAGTGACCGGCCTCATGATGACGGGGATGCACGCATCGTCGGGATCGGGCGGATTCCTCGCGCATACCCTGACTTCGAGAATAGAGAGGCTCACGGTAAACGGAACCCCCATGGCCGAGGTGGAGCTTTTTTCATCGGCCCTTGCACCTTTTAACATACGCCCCATATTCTTTTCAGGCTGCCCGGTGGCGTGCGCGGAGGCGCAGCGCGCTATAAAAAACATTACGGTCCACGCCATCGATAAGGCAGGGAACAATAGATTCAATTCGGATGCGTGGAGAACACAACTTGCCGCAAGGGGCGTGGAATCGCTCATGAACGATAAGACCATACCATGCCTGTTGACAGGACCATTCAGCGCAAAGGTTGTAATGCGTGATGGGCCAATGTACGCGAAGAAGCTGGCCGAACGATGGGGATTCAAGTACAAGGGGAATACGGTATTCCTGGAGGAAAAGGAGATTCGGGATCTGTACCACAACCTGATCAGGCTTTGCTACCTGACACCATTCGTTGAAAAGATACTCCCGCTGGGATTACCGCTTTATAATCTATACGGATTATGGGGACGCAAATGGGCTATGAAGCACTCTGATTATCGCCGCCATACATGGATGAGATCTCATTTTTAAAGCGTTCCGTGATATTCTTCCTTTTAATCTTCAACGTCGGCGTGATCTCTCCCTCTTCCTGCAAGAATTCCCGCGGAAGGACGATGAATTTTTTAATGCTTTCATATTTCGCAAGATTTTCATTTATCCGATCAATCCCTTTCTGGACCGCCCGCAGTATATCATGCGATAGGATCAAATTCTCAAATCTTTCGCCCGGGATATTGTGCCGCTTCGCATAGTCTTTCGTGTCCGCCATGTCGAGCGTGATAAGCGCGGTAAGATAATTTTTTCTGTCCCCGTAAACCATCGCATTGGAAACCATGGGAATTTTTTTGAGCATATTCTCGATGTTCTGGGGAGATATCTTTTTCCCTCCCGATGTTACAATGAGGTCTTTTTTCCTGTCGTTGATCACCAGGAAGCCGTCAGCGTCCCAGTATCCTATGTCGCCGGTATAACACCAGCCGCCCTGTAGTATCTCTTTCGTGAGGGAAGGCTTGTTGCAGTACCCGAGGAAGTTGTTGCCGTGTATTAATATCTCGCCGTCATCGGCGATTTTAACCTCGAAACCGGGCATGGGCATCCCCACCGTGCCGTAACGGCATTTTTCGAATGTGGTCATCGTTCCTCCAAGGGTCTCCGTGAGGCCGTAAAACTCGATCACCTGTATTCCAATGCTGTGAATAAATTCTCCCACCGCAGCCGAGAGCGGAGCTCCCGCCGATACGGCAAACCGGAGCTGCCCGCCCAGCAGGTCCCGTATCTTTTTGAAAACGAGCAGATCGGCCAGCGAAAATGCAAGACTCAATAGTATGGAAACATGTCCCTTTGAGTTCATCCCCCTGCTTCTCATCGTTCCGATCGTCACCGCGAAGGAGAATATCATCCGCTTCAACGGGGATCCCTGTTTCACGTTGTTCAGTATCCTGCCGTGGACCTTTTCAAATATGCGGGGCACGCTGGTAAAATATGTGGGGCGGACTTCCATCATATTTTTTGCCAAAGTATCAATCGATTCGGCGACGGCAAACGGGACGTTTTTGAAAATATTGTAGTAGTAGCCGGATATCCTCGGATAGAAATGCGAGAGGGGGAGCACCATCAGGGACAGGTTCGACTCCGGATCAATGCGGATCAGGTCATCGATCGATTTCAGGACATAGACGGTATTCCCGTGACTCACCATGCACCCCTTCGGGGGGCCGGTAGTTCCGGAGGTATAGACGATAGTCGCCATTTTCGATGGATCGATCGATCGGGCGATTTTTTCAATTCTGCCGCCAAGAGCATTGAAACTTTTTCTGCCGATTTCAAGAAGGTCGGAGTATGAAATGACATTTTTCTGTTTAGGCCGCTTTCCGTGTATGAGGATGATCTTTTTCAAACCGAGCCCTTTCCCTTTTGACAGGACCTTGGCGAGCTGCAGCTCATCTTCCACCACGACATACTTTGATCCTGAATCCCTAATGATATAGGCGCATTGATCGGGGGTATTCGTGTGATATACCGGCACGTCGGCTCCACCCATCATCATGCATCCCAGGTCGGCGATGATCCATTCATAGCGGTTTGACGAGAGTATCGCCATCCTGTCGGCGGTCTTCATGCCCAGCTTTGCAAGGCCGCATGCAAAGGCCATCGTCGTCTCCCTCAATTCCTTCCAGGTTACGTCGCTATAGTCAGCCCCTTTATTCTTTTTAAACTTGAGGATAGTCGTATGAGGATATGCCAGAGCGTTATCCAGAAATATGTCGATGATTGTATCTCCGCCCATAGTCTGCCCCCGAATATTTTATGATATGGTCTACTTCTTCTGTAACAGCATTTCCATGAAGGCATCCGCCCTCGTCTGGAACTGCGCCATGGAAAAATTTCTCTCGTCCATATGATCGCCGTCTATCACGAGTGACGGTATCCCGAGATCCTTTTCAAGGGCCCTCTTGATATCCATCTGGCCCAGGGTGATGGGATGGCATGATTTATTGCTGTGCAGTATTGCCCCGTCGATGTGATATTCCCTGCATGCCTTAAGCACCATCTCCTTTCGTTTTTTGATGGAGACGCAGGAGACCATTGGGTACGACATCAGGCTCTTCATGGCCAGCGTCTCTATCGGGTTCTTCACATCAAGCCTCAGGGACCATGCCGCCGAATAGGTTTCCGCCACCATGACTCCTCCCATGGTTTCGAAATAATTCAGCAGGCCCATGTTGTACCAGGGAGGAATATTGTCCCAGAAAAGGCGCACTTTTTCGTTTTCGATAACCCCGATTTTCGAAAGGGCCCTCTCCCTCACTTCGTCCCTCACCCTGGTCAGGTAATCCACCGCGGTTTGCGTTCCCTGACGGGTGACCATGACGAACATAATGCCGATCTCGGCCGCCGAAAAAGGCGTGGGGATGCTTTTTCTGTAGGCCATGATCTCATCCCAGAGCGCGCACGCCCGGTCGGAGAGCATGACGACTTCCGCCAGCCTGTCACGATCGAGCGTGCGTCCCGTCGCTTCGGTGAGGAATTCGATGAGCCGGTTTATTTCGCTCACCGCATATCTCAGGTGATCCTCTCTAATATCTTCTACGGCGACTTGAGGAAGATCGGCCCTGAATACTTTTGCATCGGGGAAGCGCTCTTCCATGATGTGGAAAATTTTCATGACGGGGATGCATCCGGCCCCGGGGGAGATTATAAGATCCGGCTCTGGGAGGCCGCCCAGGGGGCCTCCCCCGTTCTTCATCAGGCCGTACACATATCCGTTGATGTTTCGAAGATAGCCGCAGAGGTCCCGCGAATATCCCATCTCCTCGGTGACGCGAAAATTTTCCGGCGTGAGCCCGAAGGCGGCGCAGATGGGAGACCAGTTTTCCGGAAACACCGGCTGGAGGTCCATGGCGTAAAATATCTCAATTCCCCCGTTCATCGGGGGCATCCACCCTACGGGTTTCCCCATGCCCCTGGCCTGGTTGCATTCCTGGTAATACTCGATAATTATCCTGCTGAGCTCCTTTGCGGTAGTGAGTCTTTTCTTGGATTTGCCGGATTTTTCCATTCCGATACCCCGACTAGTTGATAATATGTAACGTGCGTGTGAAGGGCTTGCCGATCATATTTGTCGGCGCCTATTTTAAAATCTCCAAGAAGCTTTCGATTCGGGTCATAAATTGACCGTCTACATCGGGTGACTCCGCGATCTCGATGGCCAGGGACGGAATGCCCTTTGCATTCAGCTCGCGCGCCAGTACGGGGTGGTCCGCAAGATGCGGGGTGCAGAATTTTTGAAAGAGAAACAGTACGCCTTTGGCGCCGGACGCCTGTATAAGATCCGCGAGGTGTGGCAGGCGCTCCAGAACCCTGCTCCTCGAGGGGCAGGGAAACCGGTTCATATATCGATCGATCAGCGCATCGACCGCATCCTTGCCGGAACCCGAGGGCGGGGAAAAATTACGATAACCGGTGCAGAGATCATCAGCGACGATCCTTCCCCCGCGGTCCTCTACTATTTCAAACAACCGGGTATTTTCGATGATGCTGCCGGAAACAAGGATCGGAACACCGTCCGGTTTTCGCGTCGCTGTCGTAGTGAAGGTCGATACAAGGGTTTTAAGCATCGCCAGGTAATCCGCGGGAGGGGTAATGAATCCGGCGAGTACCACGTACAGGAAGTCGCCGGCCGACAAGGGAAGACTCCCGCGATATCTCATCGTATACATGTCGAGCATTGCCTGGCGGATCTCCCCGTATAATTCAAGGGACGATCTCAACTTGCCTTCCTGAAAATCACCCCCGATGGATTCGAGCATTTTCACCAGGTCCATCATGCGGGCGCGCATGAATTCCCCGGAAGCGGCCGATTTATTGTAGGGGAGCGGCATTGAGTAGAAGAGTTTCCCCCCGATATTCTCTTCCCAGATGTTCACGATGCCGCAGGCGGCGTCGCAGGTGTATCCCTGGATGATGCCGGAAAGGAAATTATATTCTCCGCCAAGGCCCTTTTCAAGCGCGCCTCTCACGTAGGGACAGATAAAGCTTGGCACGAGGGAATAGGCTTTATCCGTCTGCCGTGAGCTGCCGGTCAATCGTACCGGGACGATTCCCATGGAGTGGATCAGCTCAAGGGGCGTATAGGTGCAGAAATATCCGATAATCGCCTTGCCGCGCGAGGCAATTTCAGTCAGATACGCTTGTTCGTTTCGAACAATTTCAACGAAGGGCTCGACCATTTTAGATCTCATGATAATTTTCCATATTGTAGTTCAACTGTCAGGCATAGCTTGCAAAATATTAAAGGCCTGTAACAACATCGAGCGACAGCCGCATATCATGCGGAACCGGCCATGATCTTTCTAAGGTCCTTCTTTAAAATCTTGCCGACAGTGCTCAAGGGGAGCTGGTCCAGGAACTCAATCCGTTT
This window of the Spirochaetota bacterium genome carries:
- a CDS encoding ATP-binding protein → MIKRAISGKVLQLADQYPVITITGPRQSGKTTLCRALFKHREYISLEDIDNREYARNDPRGFLKQFPNGVVIDEVQRVPGLLSYIQTAVDGKKGNGRFILTGSHQFDLLSSVTQSLAGRTALINLLPFTIDEIYAPKKTPDIDTVLYTGFYPRIHDQKLNPTEALSFYVNTYIEGDLRNIINIKDLSVFDRFLKLCAGRCGQILNLSSIGNDCGINHATVKNWVSILEASGILKLLRPYYKNFNKRLIKSPKLYFLDSGLVCYLLGINDPDHLMNHPLRGAIFESLVVSELIKKRYNAVKTDNLYYFRDNTGNEVDIIMDRGSETGQIEIKSGMTVASDFLKGLNFFKTLNKNAGPSYIVYGGNKSYEREGVTITSWRNVVNIDV
- a CDS encoding gamma carbonic anhydrase family protein, with product MPVCSFKNKIPVIGKGTWIAPNAYVIGDVRIGRDCFIGFGATIRADFGTIIIGNASAVEEGVVIHGPGLTEIGNSVILGHLAMVHASIVRDFALIGMQALITDNSLVEEWAIVAEKSHVRKKQVIPSGTIFGGIPAEEVGKVTQRHRDLLALGQQAYKDLAAQYTETYREIEWIPSP
- a CDS encoding long-chain fatty acid--CoA ligase, which translates into the protein MGGDTIIDIFLDNALAYPHTTILKFKKNKGADYSDVTWKELRETTMAFACGLAKLGMKTADRMAILSSNRYEWIIADLGCMMMGGADVPVYHTNTPDQCAYIIRDSGSKYVVVEDELQLAKVLSKGKGLGLKKIILIHGKRPKQKNVISYSDLLEIGRKSFNALGGRIEKIARSIDPSKMATIVYTSGTTGPPKGCMVSHGNTVYVLKSIDDLIRIDPESNLSLMVLPLSHFYPRISGYYYNIFKNVPFAVAESIDTLAKNMMEVRPTYFTSVPRIFEKVHGRILNNVKQGSPLKRMIFSFAVTIGTMRSRGMNSKGHVSILLSLAFSLADLLVFKKIRDLLGGQLRFAVSAGAPLSAAVGEFIHSIGIQVIEFYGLTETLGGTMTTFEKCRYGTVGMPMPGFEVKIADDGEILIHGNNFLGYCNKPSLTKEILQGGWCYTGDIGYWDADGFLVINDRKKDLIVTSGGKKISPQNIENMLKKIPMVSNAMVYGDRKNYLTALITLDMADTKDYAKRHNIPGERFENLILSHDILRAVQKGIDRINENLAKYESIKKFIVLPREFLQEEGEITPTLKIKRKNITERFKNEISSMYGGDNQSAS
- a CDS encoding 2-hydroxyacyl-CoA dehydratase, which produces MEKSGKSKKRLTTAKELSRIIIEYYQECNQARGMGKPVGWMPPMNGGIEIFYAMDLQPVFPENWSPICAAFGLTPENFRVTEEMGYSRDLCGYLRNINGYVYGLMKNGGGPLGGLPEPDLIISPGAGCIPVMKIFHIMEERFPDAKVFRADLPQVAVEDIREDHLRYAVSEINRLIEFLTEATGRTLDRDRLAEVVMLSDRACALWDEIMAYRKSIPTPFSAAEIGIMFVMVTRQGTQTAVDYLTRVRDEVRERALSKIGVIENEKVRLFWDNIPPWYNMGLLNYFETMGGVMVAETYSAAWSLRLDVKNPIETLAMKSLMSYPMVSCVSIKKRKEMVLKACREYHIDGAILHSNKSCHPITLGQMDIKRALEKDLGIPSLVIDGDHMDERNFSMAQFQTRADAFMEMLLQKK
- a CDS encoding 2-hydroxyacyl-CoA dehydratase, which translates into the protein MRSKMVEPFVEIVRNEQAYLTEIASRGKAIIGYFCTYTPLELIHSMGIVPVRLTGSSRQTDKAYSLVPSFICPYVRGALEKGLGGEYNFLSGIIQGYTCDAACGIVNIWEENIGGKLFYSMPLPYNKSAASGEFMRARMMDLVKMLESIGGDFQEGKLRSSLELYGEIRQAMLDMYTMRYRGSLPLSAGDFLYVVLAGFITPPADYLAMLKTLVSTFTTTATRKPDGVPILVSGSIIENTRLFEIVEDRGGRIVADDLCTGYRNFSPPSGSGKDAVDALIDRYMNRFPCPSRSRVLERLPHLADLIQASGAKGVLFLFQKFCTPHLADHPVLARELNAKGIPSLAIEIAESPDVDGQFMTRIESFLEILK